In one window of Microbacterium dextranolyticum DNA:
- a CDS encoding SDR family NAD(P)-dependent oxidoreductase: MSALEGTVALITGASSGIGAATARALADEGAAVALIARRIDRLHTLASEITAAGGRAAAIVADITDRAQAEAAVARTVGEFGRLDILVNNAGVMLVGPIEQAPIDEWDRMIDLNLTAALSMTKAALPHLLASAADDPRRVADIVNLSSTAGRQVKRGSAVYNLTKHGLGAFSESFRQEFSARYVRMALVEPGAVDTELRDHIRDGVREGNIDRMRTLDPLQADDIAEAVRYIVTRPRRQTINELLIRPTLQND, encoded by the coding sequence ATGAGCGCTCTCGAAGGCACCGTCGCACTGATCACCGGGGCATCCAGCGGGATCGGCGCTGCCACCGCTCGCGCCCTGGCCGATGAGGGCGCGGCCGTCGCCCTCATCGCGCGTCGGATCGATCGGCTGCACACGCTGGCGAGCGAGATCACCGCCGCAGGGGGCCGCGCCGCGGCGATCGTCGCCGACATCACCGACCGGGCCCAGGCCGAGGCCGCCGTCGCCCGCACCGTCGGCGAGTTCGGGCGCCTCGACATTCTCGTCAACAATGCCGGTGTCATGCTCGTCGGTCCCATCGAGCAGGCGCCGATCGACGAGTGGGACCGCATGATCGACCTGAACCTCACGGCCGCACTGTCGATGACGAAGGCCGCACTCCCGCACCTGCTGGCATCCGCCGCCGACGATCCGCGCCGCGTCGCCGACATCGTGAACCTCTCGTCGACCGCCGGACGACAGGTCAAACGGGGCTCGGCCGTCTACAACCTCACCAAACACGGCCTCGGCGCGTTCAGCGAATCGTTCCGGCAGGAGTTCAGCGCCCGGTACGTGCGGATGGCCCTCGTCGAGCCCGGCGCCGTCGACACCGAGCTGCGCGACCACATCCGCGACGGAGTGCGCGAGGGGAACATCGACCGGATGCGCACCCTCGACCCCCTGCAGGCCGATGACATCGCCGAGGCGGTCCGCTACATCGTGACCCGACCGCGGCGCCAGACGATCAACGAGCTGCTGATCCGCCCCACCCTGCAGAACGACTGA
- a CDS encoding DUF4229 domain-containing protein produces the protein MRVRSTLVYTVLRLAAFLVPFGIMMLLPVMREFYWLSAIFAALIGLSLSMLFLRRPLGAMTEGMAARRPRRATDEDIEDAATESEKS, from the coding sequence ATGCGCGTTCGCTCGACCCTCGTCTACACCGTCCTGCGACTCGCCGCCTTCCTCGTGCCGTTCGGCATCATGATGCTGCTGCCGGTCATGCGGGAGTTCTACTGGCTCTCGGCCATCTTCGCCGCTTTGATCGGCCTCAGCCTGTCGATGCTGTTCCTGCGTCGGCCGCTCGGTGCGATGACCGAGGGCATGGCCGCACGTCGCCCCCGCCGCGCCACCGACGAGGACATCGAGGACGCCGCGACGGAGTCCGAGAAGAGCTGA
- a CDS encoding AMP-binding protein, with the protein MQIEPVDATDARAVLRGLRGAVLGAGPAIALGGAGVKPGAGPGPGAGAGPDSSLDPGANAGGGPGSRAPVPGDAPAGTAVVVTTSGSTGYPKSVVLSRSALTSSALATADRIGSGAWLLALPPGYIAGVQVLVRSLIAGREPAILAGSFSAHAFAAAAAAMASSEGGRRVPTYTSLVPAQLQTILADPDPAPTRALAGFAAVLVGGQALAPALAERAAAAGVSFVRTYGSSETAGGCVYDGVPLEGTRIRVVDGEVQLSGPTLADGYLDDPERTAAAFVRDADGARWYRTGDTGEFDDGCLRVTGRLDDVIVSGGVNVALSRVAHVVRALPGFDDAVVVPVPDERWGQASVVVSAGLAAHRPDALDIVRAAVEGAIGKVARPCGVVPVDGIPLLPSGKPDRTALRALAADRALGR; encoded by the coding sequence ATGCAGATCGAGCCGGTGGATGCCACGGACGCCCGTGCCGTCCTGCGTGGGCTGCGGGGCGCGGTGCTGGGTGCGGGGCCCGCGATCGCGCTCGGCGGCGCTGGTGTTAAGCCGGGTGCAGGTCCGGGCCCGGGTGCGGGCGCGGGCCCCGACTCGAGCCTGGATCCGGGGGCAAATGCGGGCGGGGGCCCCGGCTCGCGCGCGCCGGTGCCGGGGGACGCTCCCGCGGGAACGGCGGTCGTGGTGACGACCTCGGGATCGACGGGATACCCGAAATCCGTCGTACTGAGCCGTTCGGCCCTCACCTCCTCGGCTCTCGCGACCGCCGACCGCATCGGCTCGGGTGCCTGGCTGCTGGCGCTGCCGCCCGGCTACATTGCGGGGGTGCAGGTGCTCGTGCGGTCGCTGATCGCGGGGCGCGAGCCCGCGATCCTCGCCGGGTCGTTCTCGGCACATGCATTCGCTGCGGCCGCCGCGGCCATGGCCTCGAGCGAGGGAGGTCGCCGCGTCCCGACCTATACGTCGCTCGTTCCCGCCCAGCTGCAGACGATCCTCGCCGATCCCGATCCGGCGCCGACCCGCGCGCTCGCCGGCTTCGCGGCGGTGCTCGTCGGCGGTCAGGCCCTCGCCCCCGCGCTGGCGGAACGCGCCGCCGCGGCGGGCGTCTCCTTCGTGCGCACGTACGGATCGAGTGAGACGGCGGGCGGCTGCGTCTACGACGGCGTCCCACTGGAGGGCACCCGGATCCGCGTCGTCGACGGCGAGGTGCAGCTGTCGGGTCCGACGCTCGCCGACGGATACCTCGACGACCCTGAGCGCACGGCCGCCGCGTTCGTCCGGGACGCCGACGGTGCGCGCTGGTATCGGACGGGCGATACCGGAGAGTTCGACGACGGATGCCTGCGCGTCACCGGTCGACTCGACGACGTCATCGTCTCGGGTGGGGTCAACGTCGCGCTGAGCCGCGTCGCGCACGTCGTGCGCGCGCTGCCCGGGTTCGACGACGCCGTCGTCGTGCCCGTCCCGGACGAGCGGTGGGGGCAGGCATCCGTCGTCGTTTCCGCGGGCCTCGCGGCGCATCGGCCCGACGCGCTCGACATCGTGCGCGCCGCCGTCGAAGGGGCGATCGGCAAGGTCGCCCGGCCGTGCGGGGTCGTGCCGGTCGACGGCATTCCGCTGCTGCCGAGCGGCAAGCCGGACCGCACGGCTCTTCGGGCGCTCGCCGCCGACCGAGCGCTCGGCCGCTGA
- a CDS encoding 1,4-dihydroxy-2-naphthoyl-CoA synthase, whose product MTDAFVSDLFDAAEWMLAPGAEAYTDITAHTSTDGRIARIAFDRPEVRNAFRPHTVDELYRALDIARQDPKIGVVLLTGNGPSPKDGGWAFCSGGDQRIRGRDGYTYAADDATAPDPARAGRLHILEVQRLIRFMPKVVIAVIPGWAAGGGHSLHIVCDLSVASAEHGRFKQTDADVGSFDAGYGSAYMARQVGQKVAREVFFLAEEYSAQRAHEMGAVNRVVPHAELEREAIAMARTILGKSPTAIRMLKFAFNAIDDGMVGQQVFAGEATRLAYGTDEAVEGRDAFLEKRDPDWSPYPYHY is encoded by the coding sequence GTGACCGACGCCTTCGTCTCCGACCTGTTCGACGCCGCGGAATGGATGCTCGCCCCGGGCGCCGAGGCCTACACCGACATCACGGCGCACACCTCGACCGACGGGCGCATCGCGCGGATCGCGTTCGACCGTCCCGAGGTGCGCAACGCCTTCCGGCCGCACACCGTCGACGAGCTGTATCGCGCGCTCGACATCGCCCGGCAGGACCCGAAGATCGGCGTCGTCCTGCTCACCGGCAACGGCCCGAGCCCGAAGGACGGCGGGTGGGCGTTCTGCTCGGGTGGCGATCAGCGCATCCGCGGACGTGACGGCTACACGTACGCGGCCGACGATGCGACGGCTCCCGACCCGGCGCGCGCGGGGCGTCTGCACATCCTCGAGGTCCAGCGGCTGATCCGCTTCATGCCGAAGGTCGTGATCGCCGTGATCCCCGGGTGGGCGGCGGGCGGCGGGCATTCGCTGCACATCGTCTGCGATCTGTCCGTGGCATCCGCCGAACACGGCCGGTTCAAGCAGACCGACGCCGACGTCGGGTCGTTCGACGCCGGCTACGGGTCGGCGTACATGGCCCGTCAGGTGGGGCAGAAGGTCGCGCGCGAGGTGTTCTTCCTCGCCGAGGAGTACTCGGCCCAGCGGGCGCACGAGATGGGCGCGGTGAACCGCGTCGTGCCGCACGCGGAGCTCGAGCGCGAGGCGATCGCGATGGCGCGGACGATCCTCGGCAAGTCGCCGACGGCGATCCGCATGCTGAAGTTCGCCTTCAACGCGATCGACGACGGCATGGTCGGCCAGCAGGTGTTCGCCGGCGAGGCGACGCGCCTCGCCTACGGCACTGACGAGGCCGTCGAGGGCCGCGACGCGTTCCTCGAGAAGCGCGACCCGGACTGGTCTCCCTACCCCTACCACTACTGA
- a CDS encoding o-succinylbenzoate synthase yields MTPSLDTLLRTAHVVSLPLVTRFRGVDLREAVLWEGPEGWTEFSPFLEYEDAEAAVWLAAAIDFGWASTPSPRRATVPVNATVPAVAPEEVAAVLARFDGCRTAKVKVAERGQRLADDVARVRAVRAAMGPEGRVRIDANGGWNLDEAERALHALAEFDLEYVEQPCASVDELADLRARAADWDIPIAADESVRKASDPLAVARAGAADLLVVKAQPLGGVARAASIVAEAGLPAVVSSALDTSIGLSMGVALAAALPELPYDCGLGTASLLAADVTTRPLRPRGGVLPVERIEPDAALLRRHAATPERRRWWLARVERCAALL; encoded by the coding sequence ATGACGCCCTCGCTGGACACACTGCTCCGCACCGCGCACGTCGTGTCGCTGCCTCTCGTCACCCGATTCCGCGGGGTCGATCTGCGCGAAGCAGTGCTGTGGGAGGGCCCGGAGGGATGGACCGAGTTCTCGCCCTTCCTCGAGTACGAGGATGCCGAGGCGGCGGTCTGGCTCGCCGCCGCGATCGACTTCGGCTGGGCCTCCACGCCGTCCCCGCGGCGCGCGACGGTGCCGGTCAACGCGACGGTCCCGGCGGTCGCACCCGAGGAGGTCGCCGCTGTCTTGGCGCGGTTCGACGGATGCCGCACCGCCAAGGTCAAGGTCGCCGAACGCGGTCAGCGGCTGGCCGACGACGTCGCCCGGGTGCGCGCGGTCCGCGCCGCGATGGGACCGGAGGGCCGCGTCCGGATCGATGCGAACGGCGGGTGGAACCTCGACGAGGCCGAGCGGGCCCTGCACGCTCTCGCGGAGTTCGACCTCGAGTACGTCGAGCAGCCGTGCGCCAGCGTCGATGAGCTCGCCGACCTGCGCGCCCGCGCGGCGGACTGGGACATCCCGATCGCCGCCGACGAGAGCGTCCGGAAGGCATCCGACCCGCTCGCCGTCGCCCGGGCGGGAGCGGCCGATCTCCTCGTGGTGAAGGCTCAGCCACTCGGCGGGGTCGCCCGGGCCGCCTCGATCGTCGCCGAGGCGGGGCTGCCTGCCGTGGTCTCCAGCGCCCTCGACACGAGCATCGGCCTGTCGATGGGGGTCGCTCTCGCAGCTGCCCTTCCCGAGCTTCCCTACGACTGCGGCCTCGGCACAGCCTCGCTTCTCGCCGCCGACGTGACGACCCGCCCGCTCCGTCCGCGCGGCGGTGTGCTCCCCGTCGAGCGAATCGAGCCGGATGCCGCCCTGCTCCGCCGCCACGCCGCGACTCCCGAGCGTCGGCGATGGTGGCTGGCGCGCGTGGAGAGGTGCGCTGCACTGCTCTGA
- a CDS encoding glucose-6-phosphate dehydrogenase, with translation MPPEGLVVQIRNSSDWRDALPFELPVAAADAVPGDPTRCAGCGPESEPWPREALWVVKHRHPTNPAGFVRFYCADHKPTPKLAPAPAAAPERARRTRAASSAAPRKVAAPTIPERPAVFCPDCFVQVPATGVCGMCGTQVF, from the coding sequence ATGCCGCCGGAAGGGCTCGTCGTGCAGATCCGCAACTCCTCCGACTGGCGGGATGCCCTCCCGTTCGAGCTCCCCGTCGCGGCGGCGGACGCGGTTCCCGGCGACCCGACCCGGTGCGCCGGGTGCGGACCCGAAAGCGAGCCGTGGCCGCGCGAAGCCCTGTGGGTCGTCAAGCACCGGCATCCGACCAACCCCGCCGGGTTCGTCCGCTTCTACTGCGCCGACCACAAGCCGACCCCGAAGCTCGCCCCCGCTCCCGCCGCTGCTCCCGAACGGGCGCGGCGCACCCGGGCGGCGTCGTCCGCTGCGCCGCGCAAGGTGGCCGCACCGACGATCCCCGAGCGGCCCGCGGTGTTCTGCCCCGACTGCTTCGTGCAGGTGCCCGCCACGGGCGTCTGCGGGATGTGCGGCACGCAGGTTTTCTGA
- a CDS encoding TetR/AcrR family transcriptional regulator yields the protein MDDTDDRAVTSRPASQRREQTRARLLHAAHLVFAEVGMDAASVEAICERAGFTRGAFYSNFESKDELFLELITQLSDAKLDAVASRVERLQPDGPIDVSELVGRLGAPFGEGIDPQLLTEIRVQAMRDPRVAEAFLGLERRVIARIQGFLEHIMSTYGMRLRIPVADAARILVDVSNETCAVAAMRGQDPDEIADALRRRLDILVVALVTEDSAHLFR from the coding sequence GTGGACGACACCGACGACCGGGCGGTGACGAGCCGACCCGCGAGCCAGCGACGCGAGCAGACGCGCGCGCGACTGCTGCACGCGGCGCATCTCGTTTTCGCCGAGGTGGGCATGGACGCGGCATCCGTCGAAGCCATCTGCGAGCGCGCCGGGTTCACCCGCGGCGCGTTCTACTCGAACTTCGAGTCGAAGGACGAGCTGTTCCTCGAACTCATCACGCAGCTGTCCGATGCGAAGCTCGACGCCGTGGCGAGCCGGGTGGAACGCCTGCAACCGGACGGGCCCATCGACGTGTCGGAGCTGGTCGGTCGGCTGGGCGCCCCCTTCGGAGAGGGCATCGATCCGCAGCTGCTCACCGAGATCCGGGTGCAGGCGATGCGCGATCCGAGAGTCGCCGAAGCCTTCCTGGGGCTCGAGCGCCGCGTGATCGCTCGCATCCAGGGCTTTCTCGAGCACATCATGTCGACGTACGGGATGCGGCTGCGGATCCCCGTCGCCGACGCCGCGCGGATCCTGGTCGACGTCTCGAACGAGACCTGTGCGGTCGCCGCCATGAGAGGACAGGACCCCGACGAGATCGCCGACGCGCTGCGCCGACGACTCGACATCCTGGTGGTCGCTCTCGTCACCGAGGACAGCGCGCACCTCTTCCGCTGA
- a CDS encoding 1,4-dihydroxy-2-naphthoate polyprenyltransferase, whose protein sequence is MAGSTRKKKHSGSSAARRKPGGNPQKAHAPRDPAHVEKATIRDWIGAARLRTLPLAVAPVVLGTGAALTERSDLHGVIALCCLVVAVAIQIGVNYANDYSDGIRGTDDHRVGPARLTASRKASPRAVLTAALVSFAVAAVAGLAIVVRTGHWWMLLVGTVCLVAAWFYTGGKHPYGYAGLGELFVFVFFGLVATAGTTFVQTGGVSQESWLAGVAAGLLACAVLLANNLRDIDQDRLAGKRTLTVRIGRRATQVLFTLLVLAPFAIVVLLAPFYPLAWLALLALIPAACAILIVWTYRQPRELVVALSLTSLTSLALAALLFWAFVD, encoded by the coding sequence GTGGCAGGCAGCACCCGTAAGAAGAAGCACTCCGGATCGTCGGCGGCGCGGCGCAAGCCCGGCGGCAACCCGCAGAAGGCGCACGCGCCGCGTGATCCAGCGCACGTCGAGAAGGCGACGATCCGCGACTGGATCGGCGCCGCCCGGCTGCGCACCCTGCCGCTCGCCGTCGCCCCCGTCGTGCTCGGTACAGGAGCCGCTCTCACCGAGCGCAGCGACCTGCACGGCGTGATCGCGCTGTGCTGCCTCGTCGTCGCGGTCGCGATCCAGATCGGCGTCAATTACGCCAACGACTACAGCGACGGCATCCGCGGCACCGACGACCACCGCGTCGGTCCCGCGCGCCTGACCGCATCGCGCAAAGCCTCGCCGCGCGCCGTGCTGACCGCCGCCCTCGTCTCGTTCGCCGTCGCGGCCGTCGCCGGCCTCGCGATCGTCGTGCGCACGGGGCACTGGTGGATGCTGCTCGTGGGGACCGTGTGCCTGGTCGCCGCATGGTTCTACACCGGCGGCAAGCATCCCTACGGATACGCCGGCCTCGGCGAGCTGTTCGTGTTCGTCTTCTTCGGCCTCGTCGCCACCGCGGGAACCACGTTCGTGCAGACCGGAGGCGTCTCGCAGGAGTCCTGGCTCGCGGGCGTCGCGGCGGGACTGCTCGCCTGCGCCGTGCTGCTCGCGAACAACCTGCGCGACATCGACCAGGACCGCCTCGCCGGCAAGCGCACGCTCACGGTGCGGATCGGGCGCCGCGCCACGCAGGTGCTGTTCACGCTCCTCGTGCTCGCCCCGTTCGCGATCGTCGTGCTGCTGGCGCCGTTCTACCCGCTGGCCTGGCTGGCGCTGCTCGCGCTCATCCCGGCGGCGTGCGCGATCCTCATCGTGTGGACCTACCGCCAGCCCCGTGAACTGGTCGTCGCGCTGAGCCTCACGTCGCTGACGTCACTCGCCCTGGCCGCCCTGCTCTTCTGGGCATTCGTCGACTGA
- a CDS encoding PLDc N-terminal domain-containing protein, whose amino-acid sequence MVRILLPALLLLIAFWVYSIVDCALLPPTRHRGVNKPVWLLIVVLLPVLGGILWFVVGRGRLNPQPLNRAPDDDPDFLGSIGTISDQDERIRRLEAELAALDAEDPDQDGPGSARGTGPADTAAPATDDDGEGPSRGARG is encoded by the coding sequence ATGGTGCGCATCCTGCTCCCGGCGCTGCTGCTGCTGATCGCGTTCTGGGTCTACAGCATCGTCGACTGCGCGCTGCTGCCTCCCACGCGCCACCGCGGTGTGAACAAGCCCGTGTGGCTGCTCATCGTCGTCCTGTTGCCGGTGCTCGGCGGCATCCTCTGGTTCGTCGTGGGGCGGGGGCGACTGAACCCACAGCCGCTCAACCGGGCGCCCGATGACGATCCCGACTTCCTCGGGAGCATCGGCACGATCAGCGACCAGGACGAGCGGATCCGCCGGCTCGAGGCCGAGCTGGCCGCCCTGGACGCGGAAGACCCCGATCAAGACGGTCCCGGCTCCGCGCGCGGAACGGGTCCGGCCGACACGGCTGCGCCGGCGACCGACGACGACGGCGAGGGGCCCTCCCGCGGAGCGCGCGGCTGA
- a CDS encoding GNAT family N-acetyltransferase: MILEHAVLPIRPGQEIDFERAFATARPLIEYQPGCRSVTLRRSIETPSAYLLLVEWDSVEAHTQGFRRSREYERWRELLNPFSTPFPAVEHFVDVATEGPEIRPLTAAEIGSAPFLALLWEAAGVETEALRRIRDDELPSLRVIGAVPSEVSGFAAFDERDGYLELHYIAVADTARADGLGSRLVDAARHSAPHLELHAGTDDDAVGFYRRLGFAIAPAPRDPRWPERPRYTCTIAPLDTSSAPDAPRPLPQL, from the coding sequence ATGATCCTCGAACATGCCGTCCTTCCGATCCGGCCGGGCCAGGAGATTGATTTCGAGCGGGCCTTCGCCACCGCGCGTCCTCTGATCGAGTACCAGCCGGGGTGCCGCTCGGTCACCCTCCGGCGCAGCATCGAGACGCCGTCCGCCTACCTCTTGCTCGTCGAGTGGGACAGCGTCGAGGCGCACACTCAGGGCTTCCGTCGATCGCGCGAGTACGAGCGCTGGCGCGAGCTGCTGAATCCCTTTTCCACACCGTTCCCGGCCGTCGAGCATTTCGTCGACGTCGCGACGGAAGGGCCGGAGATCCGGCCGCTCACGGCGGCGGAGATCGGATCGGCTCCGTTCCTCGCTCTGCTGTGGGAGGCTGCGGGCGTCGAGACCGAGGCGCTGCGCCGCATCCGCGACGACGAACTCCCCTCGCTCCGAGTGATCGGAGCGGTCCCCTCCGAGGTCAGCGGTTTCGCGGCCTTCGACGAGCGAGACGGGTACCTCGAGCTGCACTACATCGCGGTGGCCGACACCGCGAGAGCCGACGGCCTCGGATCGCGGCTCGTCGACGCCGCCCGACACAGTGCACCGCACCTCGAGCTCCACGCGGGCACGGACGACGACGCCGTCGGGTTCTACCGACGGCTCGGCTTCGCGATCGCTCCGGCACCGCGTGACCCGCGCTGGCCGGAGCGCCCCCGCTACACGTGCACAATCGCGCCGCTCGATACGTCCTCCGCCCCGGACGCCCCGCGCCCGCTGCCACAGCTCTGA